A genomic segment from Gemmatimonas aurantiaca encodes:
- a CDS encoding mersacidin/lichenicidin family type 2 lantibiotic, which yields MSSDITVRAWKDPHFREELSADIRASLPTHPAGVMNPAEDMEPHGGEGMLTERGCFDALTKMFSCMGCEHTLWHGSCWASTIGCCPAMT from the coding sequence ATGTCGTCCGATATCACCGTACGGGCCTGGAAAGACCCGCACTTTCGCGAAGAACTCAGCGCGGATATCCGCGCTTCCCTGCCCACTCACCCCGCCGGCGTCATGAACCCCGCCGAAGACATGGAGCCGCACGGAGGGGAAGGAATGCTCACCGAGAGAGGGTGTTTCGATGCCCTGACCAAGATGTTCAGCTGCATGGGGTGCGAACACACGCTGTGGCATGGGTCCTGTTGGGCATCGACCATCGGCTGCTGCCCGGCAATGACCTGA
- the queD gene encoding 6-carboxytetrahydropterin synthase QueD: MTAPLEICEIYKEFTIEAAHRLPQVPPGHKCARLHGHSFRIELRVRGPLDPTLGWVMDFADIKRAFAPIYDRLDHHYLNDIPGLENPTSERLAVWIWEQLTPALPALSAVIVRETCTSGCEYRGPSAGQ; this comes from the coding sequence ATGACCGCCCCGCTCGAGATCTGCGAGATCTACAAGGAATTCACCATCGAAGCCGCTCACCGGCTCCCCCAGGTACCGCCCGGTCACAAATGCGCGCGTCTGCACGGGCATTCGTTCCGTATCGAACTGCGGGTGCGCGGACCACTCGACCCCACATTGGGCTGGGTGATGGACTTTGCGGACATCAAGCGGGCGTTCGCGCCGATCTACGACCGGCTCGACCACCACTATCTCAATGACATTCCGGGGCTGGAGAATCCCACCAGCGAGCGACTGGCCGTCTGGATCTGGGAGCAGCTCACGCCGGCGCTGCCAGCGCTCTCGGCCGTGATCGTGCGGGAGACGTGTACGTCGGGGTGTGAGTATCGGGGGCCGTCCGCCGGGCAGTGA
- a CDS encoding PAAR domain-containing protein, translated as MPPAARVTDMHVCPMQTPGVPPIPHVGGPIVVPGAPTVLVAALPAATIGSMCVCVGPPSSVIKGSATVLMCSKPAARLGDNTAHGGTIVSGAPTVMVGG; from the coding sequence ATGCCTCCCGCCGCACGTGTGACCGACATGCACGTCTGCCCCATGCAGACGCCCGGCGTTCCACCGATTCCGCACGTGGGCGGCCCCATCGTCGTGCCAGGCGCTCCCACGGTGCTGGTCGCCGCACTGCCGGCCGCAACCATTGGCAGCATGTGCGTCTGCGTCGGACCTCCGTCCAGCGTCATCAAAGGCTCCGCCACCGTACTCATGTGCAGCAAGCCTGCCGCGCGACTCGGTGACAACACCGCACATGGTGGTACGATCGTGTCGGGTGCCCCCACCGTGATGGTGGGCGGATGA